A single region of the Rattus rattus isolate New Zealand chromosome 8, Rrattus_CSIRO_v1, whole genome shotgun sequence genome encodes:
- the LOC116907307 gene encoding olfactory receptor 7G2-like: MEPGNQTGAHYFFLIELTNDPTMAPFIFGLFLFIYLVTILGNLLIIIAVISDSHLQTPMYHFLSKLSFTDICLSTTTVPNMLKNIHTQDQSISYTGCLTQACFVLSFAVLESCILAAMAYDRYAAICHPLNYTVIMNPYFCGLLILLSLIISIVNSLLQCLMILRLSFCTNNDLPLFFCELAQVIKLACSDTLINYILIYLATFIFGGIPIFGIIFSYTRIASSILKISSLRGKYKAFSTCGSHLAVVSLFYGAGVGVYISSSITVSPQTTTVSYMMYTVLPQMFNPFIYSLRNKDMKEALQKLIAKVSSLL, from the coding sequence ATGGAACCTGGAAACCAAACAGGTGCACATTACTTTTTTCTGATTGAGCTAACCAATGATCCTACAATGGCACCCTTCATCTTTGGCCTCTTCCTGTTTATATACTTGGTAACAATCCTGGGAAATTTGCTCATCATCATTGCTGTCATCTCTGACTCTCATCTACAAACACCAATGTATCACTTTCTTTCCAAACTTTCATTTACTGACATCTGCCTAAGTACAACCACTGTCCCAAATATGTTGAAGAACATCCACACGCAGGACCAGAGCATAAGTTACACAGGCTGCCTCACTCaggcctgttttgttttgagttttgctGTATTAGAAAGCTGTATCCTTGCTGCAATGGCCTATGACCGTTATGCAGCTATTTGTCATCCTCTGAATTACACAGTAATTATGAATCCATACTTCTGTGGTCTACTGATTCTATTGTCCTTGATTATTAGCATTGTGAACAGCTTATTACAGTGTTTGATGATACTACGGTTGTCATTTTGCACAAATAATGACCTTCCTCTATTCTTCTGTGAACTTGCTCAAGTCATCAAACTTGCCTGTTCTGACACTCTCATCAATTATATCCTGATATATCTTGCAACATTTATATTTGGTGGAATCCCAATCTTTGGAATCATTTTCTCCTATACTCGAATTGCCTCttctattttgaaaatatctTCCCTAAGAGGAAAATACAAAGCCTTTTCTACTTGTGGATCTCACTTGGCAGTTGTCTCTTTATTTTATGGTGCAGGAGTTGGAGTTTATATCAGCTCTTCAATTACTGTTTCTCCTCAGACAACCACAGTGTCATATATGATGTACACAGTGCTCCCTCAAATGTTCAACCCTTTTATCTATAGTTTAAGGAATAAAGATATGAAAGAAGCCTTGCAAAAACTCATTGCTAAGGTATCAAGTCTTctctga